One window of Dermochelys coriacea isolate rDerCor1 chromosome 22, rDerCor1.pri.v4, whole genome shotgun sequence genomic DNA carries:
- the FOXR1 gene encoding forkhead box protein R1 isoform X7 produces the protein MYLNFQNKTFWESLHLKSGLEDWDMEEELKLTTTTDQFPQAADEKQNHHMLKWQRERQVCRNSLPKEPSQTLPSTWPGESYVQPHLWMWMNPNLVCPIASCPSVDMPGPSSPAFSVAAAPGFSPPNPSSNYSNLDCSEEDLLSSSSEAEKFTEDEDVSSVDISLSQKMETPKSKAALAPRKPKVSRSQSKKLKYILQASTKLKGGWPRPPLNYCILITLALRNSAEGSLTVQQIYQFTRQHFPFFQTAPDGWKNTIRHNLCFSSSFEKTTHFVCNEGNRKSRLWKLTAEGCRKFQEEMRSLFSL, from the exons atgtatttgaattttcaaaacaaaacattttgggaaaGCCTGCATCTAAAAAGTGGTCTTGAGGACTGGGATATGGAGGAGGAGCTCAAGCTAACCACCACCACTGATCAATTTCCTCAAG CTGCAGATGAAAAACAGAACCATCACATGCTGAAGTGGCAGCGTGAGCGACAGGTGTGCAGGAACTCACTCCCCAAGGAACCGTCCCAGACCCTCCCATCCACGTGGCCTGGTG AATCTTATGTGCAGCCCCATCTATGGATGTGGATGAACCCCAATCTGGTTTGCCCCATTGCCAGCTGTCCCAGTGTGGACATGCCAGGACCCAGTAGCCCAGCGTTCTCAGTAGCTGCTGCTCCAGGGTTTTCTCCTCCAAACCCTTCCTCGAATTACTCCAACCTTGACTGTTCTGAGGAGGATCTGCTGTCATCATCCAGTGAGGCAGAGAAG TTCACTGAGGATGAAGATGTCTCATCGGTGGACATCTCACTCTCTCAGAAAATGGAGACTCCCAAATCTAAGGCTGCTCTGGCACCCCGGAAACCAAAGGTCTCCAGATCTCAGAGCAAGAAGCTCAAGTACATCCTGCAGGCGAGCACCAAACTCAAAGGAGGCTGGCCCCGGCCCCCCCTTAATTACTGCATCCTCATCACCCTGGCCCTGCGTAACAGTGCAGAAGGCAGCCTGACCGTGCAGCAAATCTACCAATTCACACG GCAGCACTTTCCTTTTTTCCAGACGGCCCCAGATGGCTGGAAAAACACTATTCGTCACAATCTGTGCTTCAGTAGCAGCTTTGAAAAAACCACCCACTTTGTGTGCAACGAGGGCAACCGCAAGTCCCGCCTGTGGAAGCTGACAGCAGAAGGCTGCAGAAAGTTCCAGGAAGAG
- the FOXR1 gene encoding forkhead box protein R1 isoform X5: MYLNFQNKTFWESLHLKSGLEDWDMEEELKLTTTTDQFPQAADEKQNHHMLKWQRERQVCRNSLPKEPSQTLPSTWPESYVQPHLWMWMNPNLVCPIASCPSVDMPGPSSPAFSVAAAPGFSPPNPSSNYSNLDCSEEDLLSSSSEAEKFTEDEDVSSVDISLSQKMETPKSKAALAPRKPKVSRSQSKKLKYILQASTKLKGGWPRPPLNYCILITLALRNSAEGSLTVQQIYQFTRQHFPFFQTAPDGWKNTIRHNLCFSSSFEKTTHFVCNEGNRKSRLWKLTAEGCRKFQEENRCDLCSVSDLCCPRDKDHVVPKQLISS; this comes from the exons atgtatttgaattttcaaaacaaaacattttgggaaaGCCTGCATCTAAAAAGTGGTCTTGAGGACTGGGATATGGAGGAGGAGCTCAAGCTAACCACCACCACTGATCAATTTCCTCAAG CTGCAGATGAAAAACAGAACCATCACATGCTGAAGTGGCAGCGTGAGCGACAGGTGTGCAGGAACTCACTCCCCAAGGAACCGTCCCAGACCCTCCCATCCACGTGGCCTG AATCTTATGTGCAGCCCCATCTATGGATGTGGATGAACCCCAATCTGGTTTGCCCCATTGCCAGCTGTCCCAGTGTGGACATGCCAGGACCCAGTAGCCCAGCGTTCTCAGTAGCTGCTGCTCCAGGGTTTTCTCCTCCAAACCCTTCCTCGAATTACTCCAACCTTGACTGTTCTGAGGAGGATCTGCTGTCATCATCCAGTGAGGCAGAGAAG TTCACTGAGGATGAAGATGTCTCATCGGTGGACATCTCACTCTCTCAGAAAATGGAGACTCCCAAATCTAAGGCTGCTCTGGCACCCCGGAAACCAAAGGTCTCCAGATCTCAGAGCAAGAAGCTCAAGTACATCCTGCAGGCGAGCACCAAACTCAAAGGAGGCTGGCCCCGGCCCCCCCTTAATTACTGCATCCTCATCACCCTGGCCCTGCGTAACAGTGCAGAAGGCAGCCTGACCGTGCAGCAAATCTACCAATTCACACG GCAGCACTTTCCTTTTTTCCAGACGGCCCCAGATGGCTGGAAAAACACTATTCGTCACAATCTGTGCTTCAGTAGCAGCTTTGAAAAAACCACCCACTTTGTGTGCAACGAGGGCAACCGCAAGTCCCGCCTGTGGAAGCTGACAGCAGAAGGCTGCAGAAAGTTCCAGGAAGAG
- the FOXR1 gene encoding forkhead box protein R1 isoform X6: MYLNFQNKTFWESLHLKSGLEDWDMEEELKLTTTTDQFPQAADEKQNHHMLKWQRERQVCRNSLPKEPSQTLPSTWPESYVQPHLWMWMNPNLVCPIASCPSVDMPGPSSPAFSVAAAPGFSPPNPSSNYSNLDCSEEDLLSSSSEAEKFTEDEDVSSVDISLSQKMETPKSKAALAPRKPKVSRSQSKKLKYILQASTKLKGGWPRPPLNYCILITLALRNSAEGSLTVQQIYQFTRQHFPFFQTAPDGWKNTIRHNLCFSSSFEKTTHFVCNEGNRKSRLWKLTAEGCRKFQEEVWALSEEALDLVSQSLSKPEQMRSLFSL; this comes from the exons atgtatttgaattttcaaaacaaaacattttgggaaaGCCTGCATCTAAAAAGTGGTCTTGAGGACTGGGATATGGAGGAGGAGCTCAAGCTAACCACCACCACTGATCAATTTCCTCAAG CTGCAGATGAAAAACAGAACCATCACATGCTGAAGTGGCAGCGTGAGCGACAGGTGTGCAGGAACTCACTCCCCAAGGAACCGTCCCAGACCCTCCCATCCACGTGGCCTG AATCTTATGTGCAGCCCCATCTATGGATGTGGATGAACCCCAATCTGGTTTGCCCCATTGCCAGCTGTCCCAGTGTGGACATGCCAGGACCCAGTAGCCCAGCGTTCTCAGTAGCTGCTGCTCCAGGGTTTTCTCCTCCAAACCCTTCCTCGAATTACTCCAACCTTGACTGTTCTGAGGAGGATCTGCTGTCATCATCCAGTGAGGCAGAGAAG TTCACTGAGGATGAAGATGTCTCATCGGTGGACATCTCACTCTCTCAGAAAATGGAGACTCCCAAATCTAAGGCTGCTCTGGCACCCCGGAAACCAAAGGTCTCCAGATCTCAGAGCAAGAAGCTCAAGTACATCCTGCAGGCGAGCACCAAACTCAAAGGAGGCTGGCCCCGGCCCCCCCTTAATTACTGCATCCTCATCACCCTGGCCCTGCGTAACAGTGCAGAAGGCAGCCTGACCGTGCAGCAAATCTACCAATTCACACG GCAGCACTTTCCTTTTTTCCAGACGGCCCCAGATGGCTGGAAAAACACTATTCGTCACAATCTGTGCTTCAGTAGCAGCTTTGAAAAAACCACCCACTTTGTGTGCAACGAGGGCAACCGCAAGTCCCGCCTGTGGAAGCTGACAGCAGAAGGCTGCAGAAAGTTCCAGGAAGAGGTATGGGCGCTATCTGAGGAGGCCCTCGACTTAGTGAGCCAGAGCTTGAGCAAACCAG
- the FOXR1 gene encoding forkhead box protein R1 isoform X4 yields the protein MYLNFQNKTFWESLHLKSGLEDWDMEEELKLTTTTDQFPQAADEKQNHHMLKWQRERQVCRNSLPKEPSQTLPSTWPAESYVQPHLWMWMNPNLVCPIASCPSVDMPGPSSPAFSVAAAPGFSPPNPSSNYSNLDCSEEDLLSSSSEAEKFTEDEDVSSVDISLSQKMETPKSKAALAPRKPKVSRSQSKKLKYILQASTKLKGGWPRPPLNYCILITLALRNSAEGSLTVQQIYQFTRQHFPFFQTAPDGWKNTIRHNLCFSSSFEKTTHFVCNEGNRKSRLWKLTAEGCRKFQEENRCDLCSVSDLCCPRDKDHVVPKQLISS from the exons atgtatttgaattttcaaaacaaaacattttgggaaaGCCTGCATCTAAAAAGTGGTCTTGAGGACTGGGATATGGAGGAGGAGCTCAAGCTAACCACCACCACTGATCAATTTCCTCAAG CTGCAGATGAAAAACAGAACCATCACATGCTGAAGTGGCAGCGTGAGCGACAGGTGTGCAGGAACTCACTCCCCAAGGAACCGTCCCAGACCCTCCCATCCACGTGGCCTG CAGAATCTTATGTGCAGCCCCATCTATGGATGTGGATGAACCCCAATCTGGTTTGCCCCATTGCCAGCTGTCCCAGTGTGGACATGCCAGGACCCAGTAGCCCAGCGTTCTCAGTAGCTGCTGCTCCAGGGTTTTCTCCTCCAAACCCTTCCTCGAATTACTCCAACCTTGACTGTTCTGAGGAGGATCTGCTGTCATCATCCAGTGAGGCAGAGAAG TTCACTGAGGATGAAGATGTCTCATCGGTGGACATCTCACTCTCTCAGAAAATGGAGACTCCCAAATCTAAGGCTGCTCTGGCACCCCGGAAACCAAAGGTCTCCAGATCTCAGAGCAAGAAGCTCAAGTACATCCTGCAGGCGAGCACCAAACTCAAAGGAGGCTGGCCCCGGCCCCCCCTTAATTACTGCATCCTCATCACCCTGGCCCTGCGTAACAGTGCAGAAGGCAGCCTGACCGTGCAGCAAATCTACCAATTCACACG GCAGCACTTTCCTTTTTTCCAGACGGCCCCAGATGGCTGGAAAAACACTATTCGTCACAATCTGTGCTTCAGTAGCAGCTTTGAAAAAACCACCCACTTTGTGTGCAACGAGGGCAACCGCAAGTCCCGCCTGTGGAAGCTGACAGCAGAAGGCTGCAGAAAGTTCCAGGAAGAG
- the FOXR1 gene encoding forkhead box protein R1 isoform X2, protein MYLNFQNKTFWESLHLKSGLEDWDMEEELKLTTTTDQFPQAADEKQNHHMLKWQRERQVCRNSLPKEPSQTLPSTWPGAESYVQPHLWMWMNPNLVCPIASCPSVDMPGPSSPAFSVAAAPGFSPPNPSSNYSNLDCSEEDLLSSSSEAEKFTEDEDVSSVDISLSQKMETPKSKAALAPRKPKVSRSQSKKLKYILQASTKLKGGWPRPPLNYCILITLALRNSAEGSLTVQQIYQFTRQHFPFFQTAPDGWKNTIRHNLCFSSSFEKTTHFVCNEGNRKSRLWKLTAEGCRKFQEEVWALSEEALDLVSQSLSKPEQMRSLFSL, encoded by the exons atgtatttgaattttcaaaacaaaacattttgggaaaGCCTGCATCTAAAAAGTGGTCTTGAGGACTGGGATATGGAGGAGGAGCTCAAGCTAACCACCACCACTGATCAATTTCCTCAAG CTGCAGATGAAAAACAGAACCATCACATGCTGAAGTGGCAGCGTGAGCGACAGGTGTGCAGGAACTCACTCCCCAAGGAACCGTCCCAGACCCTCCCATCCACGTGGCCTGGTG CAGAATCTTATGTGCAGCCCCATCTATGGATGTGGATGAACCCCAATCTGGTTTGCCCCATTGCCAGCTGTCCCAGTGTGGACATGCCAGGACCCAGTAGCCCAGCGTTCTCAGTAGCTGCTGCTCCAGGGTTTTCTCCTCCAAACCCTTCCTCGAATTACTCCAACCTTGACTGTTCTGAGGAGGATCTGCTGTCATCATCCAGTGAGGCAGAGAAG TTCACTGAGGATGAAGATGTCTCATCGGTGGACATCTCACTCTCTCAGAAAATGGAGACTCCCAAATCTAAGGCTGCTCTGGCACCCCGGAAACCAAAGGTCTCCAGATCTCAGAGCAAGAAGCTCAAGTACATCCTGCAGGCGAGCACCAAACTCAAAGGAGGCTGGCCCCGGCCCCCCCTTAATTACTGCATCCTCATCACCCTGGCCCTGCGTAACAGTGCAGAAGGCAGCCTGACCGTGCAGCAAATCTACCAATTCACACG GCAGCACTTTCCTTTTTTCCAGACGGCCCCAGATGGCTGGAAAAACACTATTCGTCACAATCTGTGCTTCAGTAGCAGCTTTGAAAAAACCACCCACTTTGTGTGCAACGAGGGCAACCGCAAGTCCCGCCTGTGGAAGCTGACAGCAGAAGGCTGCAGAAAGTTCCAGGAAGAGGTATGGGCGCTATCTGAGGAGGCCCTCGACTTAGTGAGCCAGAGCTTGAGCAAACCAG
- the FOXR1 gene encoding forkhead box protein R1 isoform X1, which produces MYLNFQNKTFWESLHLKSGLEDWDMEEELKLTTTTDQFPQAADEKQNHHMLKWQRERQVCRNSLPKEPSQTLPSTWPGAESYVQPHLWMWMNPNLVCPIASCPSVDMPGPSSPAFSVAAAPGFSPPNPSSNYSNLDCSEEDLLSSSSEAEKFTEDEDVSSVDISLSQKMETPKSKAALAPRKPKVSRSQSKKLKYILQASTKLKGGWPRPPLNYCILITLALRNSAEGSLTVQQIYQFTRQHFPFFQTAPDGWKNTIRHNLCFSSSFEKTTHFVCNEGNRKSRLWKLTAEGCRKFQEENRCDLCSVSDLCCPRDKDHVVPKQLISS; this is translated from the exons atgtatttgaattttcaaaacaaaacattttgggaaaGCCTGCATCTAAAAAGTGGTCTTGAGGACTGGGATATGGAGGAGGAGCTCAAGCTAACCACCACCACTGATCAATTTCCTCAAG CTGCAGATGAAAAACAGAACCATCACATGCTGAAGTGGCAGCGTGAGCGACAGGTGTGCAGGAACTCACTCCCCAAGGAACCGTCCCAGACCCTCCCATCCACGTGGCCTGGTG CAGAATCTTATGTGCAGCCCCATCTATGGATGTGGATGAACCCCAATCTGGTTTGCCCCATTGCCAGCTGTCCCAGTGTGGACATGCCAGGACCCAGTAGCCCAGCGTTCTCAGTAGCTGCTGCTCCAGGGTTTTCTCCTCCAAACCCTTCCTCGAATTACTCCAACCTTGACTGTTCTGAGGAGGATCTGCTGTCATCATCCAGTGAGGCAGAGAAG TTCACTGAGGATGAAGATGTCTCATCGGTGGACATCTCACTCTCTCAGAAAATGGAGACTCCCAAATCTAAGGCTGCTCTGGCACCCCGGAAACCAAAGGTCTCCAGATCTCAGAGCAAGAAGCTCAAGTACATCCTGCAGGCGAGCACCAAACTCAAAGGAGGCTGGCCCCGGCCCCCCCTTAATTACTGCATCCTCATCACCCTGGCCCTGCGTAACAGTGCAGAAGGCAGCCTGACCGTGCAGCAAATCTACCAATTCACACG GCAGCACTTTCCTTTTTTCCAGACGGCCCCAGATGGCTGGAAAAACACTATTCGTCACAATCTGTGCTTCAGTAGCAGCTTTGAAAAAACCACCCACTTTGTGTGCAACGAGGGCAACCGCAAGTCCCGCCTGTGGAAGCTGACAGCAGAAGGCTGCAGAAAGTTCCAGGAAGAG
- the FOXR1 gene encoding forkhead box protein R1 isoform X3 has protein sequence MYLNFQNKTFWESLHLKSGLEDWDMEEELKLTTTTDQFPQAADEKQNHHMLKWQRERQVCRNSLPKEPSQTLPSTWPGAESYVQPHLWMWMNPNLVCPIASCPSVDMPGPSSPAFSVAAAPGFSPPNPSSNYSNLDCSEEDLLSSSSEAEKFTEDEDVSSVDISLSQKMETPKSKAALAPRKPKVSRSQSKKLKYILQASTKLKGGWPRPPLNYCILITLALRNSAEGSLTVQQIYQFTRQHFPFFQTAPDGWKNTIRHNLCFSSSFEKTTHFVCNEGNRKSRLWKLTAEGCRKFQEEMRSLFSL, from the exons atgtatttgaattttcaaaacaaaacattttgggaaaGCCTGCATCTAAAAAGTGGTCTTGAGGACTGGGATATGGAGGAGGAGCTCAAGCTAACCACCACCACTGATCAATTTCCTCAAG CTGCAGATGAAAAACAGAACCATCACATGCTGAAGTGGCAGCGTGAGCGACAGGTGTGCAGGAACTCACTCCCCAAGGAACCGTCCCAGACCCTCCCATCCACGTGGCCTGGTG CAGAATCTTATGTGCAGCCCCATCTATGGATGTGGATGAACCCCAATCTGGTTTGCCCCATTGCCAGCTGTCCCAGTGTGGACATGCCAGGACCCAGTAGCCCAGCGTTCTCAGTAGCTGCTGCTCCAGGGTTTTCTCCTCCAAACCCTTCCTCGAATTACTCCAACCTTGACTGTTCTGAGGAGGATCTGCTGTCATCATCCAGTGAGGCAGAGAAG TTCACTGAGGATGAAGATGTCTCATCGGTGGACATCTCACTCTCTCAGAAAATGGAGACTCCCAAATCTAAGGCTGCTCTGGCACCCCGGAAACCAAAGGTCTCCAGATCTCAGAGCAAGAAGCTCAAGTACATCCTGCAGGCGAGCACCAAACTCAAAGGAGGCTGGCCCCGGCCCCCCCTTAATTACTGCATCCTCATCACCCTGGCCCTGCGTAACAGTGCAGAAGGCAGCCTGACCGTGCAGCAAATCTACCAATTCACACG GCAGCACTTTCCTTTTTTCCAGACGGCCCCAGATGGCTGGAAAAACACTATTCGTCACAATCTGTGCTTCAGTAGCAGCTTTGAAAAAACCACCCACTTTGTGTGCAACGAGGGCAACCGCAAGTCCCGCCTGTGGAAGCTGACAGCAGAAGGCTGCAGAAAGTTCCAGGAAGAG